The sequence below is a genomic window from Humulus lupulus chromosome 3, drHumLupu1.1, whole genome shotgun sequence.
TTTTCATGTACTGTTTTTGTCATGATATCCATTCCTACACATCTTTCCACGTCAAACGTTTTGACTCCGtttcagttgaccaaaacgagggtcaacacatAGTTACCAATTAGATAACTAACACAATTTTTTGTTCATATATTTATAAGAGATAGTAAAGAAAAGAGGCTGAATGGAATTGAATGGAAAATTTGAGAagtgaaaaaaaaacataaaaagtttATGAAAAATTAGATTTGGATAAATATTTTGGACGAAGTTTGTGTACAAGTTATTATTCCATCAAatttatcatttaaatattaaaagtTATTGAATTAGAAAAgtgaaaatatattaaaaaaaagtaagTTGTGATTTAGATTTTCGTTTTCATGTACTGTTTTTGTCATGATATCCATTCCTACACATCTTTCCACGTCAAACGTTTTGACTCCGtttcagttgaccaaaacgagggtcaacacatAGTTACCAATTAGATAACTAACACAATTTTTTGTTCATATATTTATAAGAGATAGTAAAGAAAAGAGGCTGAATGGAAAATTTGAGAagtgaaaaaaaaacataaaaagtttATGAAAAATTAGATTTGGATAAATATTTTGGACGAAGTTTGTGTACAAGTTATTATTCCATCAGatttatcatttaaatattaaaagtTATTGAATTAGAAAAgtgaaaatatattaaaaaaaagtaagTTGTGATTTAGATTTTCGTTTTCATGTACTTATGATGAGTAATGAGTGAAATGAGTGTGTTTGGAGAACTATGATGGAATTGGAATTGAGTGTAATTTTAGATAATGACTAGATCTGACATGTTTGTTTAACTAATTAATTGCAATGTTTCTATGTAATTAGAGGTCAATGAAGTGCCCTAATTACATTCTCCAATTCTCATAGCTCCCATAAGAATTGAATGTAATTACATTGTGTAATTACTAAGAGTGTATTTGGAAATCCACTTGAAAAGAGCATGATGATACTTTGGCTATGGTCTTAGTGTGAAATTGAAAAGAGCATTAGCTAGGAATGTCTTTGAGTTGAAAGATCTATGAGAAAGAGTCTAATTCTCAAACATAGACTTTGAATGAATGGAGAGTAAAAAtattacttttaaaaaaatacaaatgtaCTCCTTGGGCGTTGGATCAAGTGAGGCTTCCAAGGGAAACCTCGCTAATTAGGCCATGGGGTGGAAGTAATCTCATAGGCTTCCAAAAGAGTTCAATCCTAAGGAATCAAAGAAAGTTGTTGAGCTTTATCGATGTGACAAAAGAGGAGCCTAGCCGTTCAACAAAGTGACAAGATTGTGATTGCATGTGACACACTTTCCCAAAATCATGCCTCATACCGATCCTACATGCAACTTTAGTTTCGCAATTTAACTCTCAACTTGAAAAGCGACACTTGACATCTAATAGACATTGACGGTTGTCTCGAAGCCAAGGAACTGCCCAATTCTCAACTTGAATAATGGTCGAGTCTCGAGAACTTTAGATTGTGTTTTAGAGAAAAATCCACTTAGCTCGAAGACTCTCCATGGGTCTAGGCATGACCCAAGATCATGAGACCCTTGATGAGCCTAGATTGGGTCTGCCCCAAATCCGACAAGCGGTGCCTAATTATTTAGCTTAGGGAAAACACCCCATTATGTTGTTTTAGCAGATGTATCCATCGTATTCATCCATATAATTAACGGCAATTTCTTATGTGGAGACGGAAAAAACGTCTCCATCGGTGTGCACTTTTTTTTTCACCATTTCATCACATCAACGGCTCACATCAACGGCTGtgatctttttaaaaaaatatttggttTAAAAATATTTGGTGTATCTCTCAGAactattctctctctctttcccctCACAAGTACGAACCcttcgctctctctctctctctcttccgaaTCTCTTTCAGCCGATGCCCATTGATACCTCCACTGATATCTATCCAAATATTTGTTCTaactctctctctttccctcACAAGTCTGAATCCATTCACAGAACTATTCTCTGTCTCTCTCTTCTGAAACAGACTTCTCTGTTTCTTCACATGGGTAAGTTTTCATTTTGTTGCCATTAATTTAGCTTTCAATGTATATATGGGTATTAATATAGAGAAAGATAAGATGTATATATGAGTATTAATATATGCTATCTGTTGAATATATATGGGTATTAATGTGTGCTTATATAGTTTGGAAGGTGGACTCGTGTGGTAGTTTGTATATATGTTGTAAGACCACATTAGGTAAAAAGTTTGGAGAGAATTCCAGAAATAACTATTAAGCCTCTTTCTCCATCTCTTTGTATTTGGGTATTCATGGGTATACATTGTTTAGAGCTGCACTTGGACCACTTTAGAGGTGTGCTTTTCGTCTGGAtaaaaaatgatgatgatgatatatatatatgttttgtgcTTATATAGGTATATGCTATCTGTTGAATATATATGGGTATTAATGTGTGCTATCTGTTGAATATATATGGGTATTAATGTGTGCTTTGGAAGGTGGACTCGTGTGGTAGTTTGTATATATGTTGTAAGACCACATTAGGTAAAAAGTTTGGAGAGAATTCCAAAAATAACTATTAAGCCTCTTTCTTTTTATAATCTCATACCCCCTTCAGAATGATTATGACAGTTTCTTCTTTCCAAAATGGTGTGAGTTGGCTTAGGCGAGCTATATATAACTTCACTAGTATTGAAAGTTGCAATAGTATTgagttttgttaattttattgaGATCATTTTTTTGTTAATGTTGCATAAGGCTGATTTATTCTGTACTATTAGCTAGaggaaaaatatttgtatttatgtgatgTTTCTTTTTTCTAGAAGGAATGAAATTTGTAGTAAAATGATTATTGTATGGTTGTTAATATATTTCCCCATTTTATGGTACTGTTGATTTGGTGATTTAGGATGGAAGTTTTATTGCTGAATTCTATAATGGAATCAATTCAGAGGCTGCGTAATGATTATGCTGGGTTGAAAGATGATTTGAGAGTAATTAAAGATGAATTACGTGCAATAACTGAACATGGGAAACATAGACATAGTGAGGCGAAAATCTTTGAGCGTAAAATGGTTGAAAAATTAATTGGGAGGAAGGAAGATGTTGCTTTTGTAAATCCTTCAGGTAAAGACAAAGCAAATGATTTTGATAGACAGAAAGATGGTGTCCTTAAATGTAGTGGGGTTGAAAGCAAAATGGACGATTTAAGTAACGGTGAGTTGAATAAGTGTGTAGGAGATATTCGGGGGTTAGATGATAGCTCAACTAATATAGAATGCAAAAGGAAGACATGTGTTGGTAATGGAGAGGATAAATGTTTGGGGGGAAACTTCGAGAACTTTGATGATACTGTTTTCAGGATTTCATCCCAATTTGGAGAAACATTATTGCAGCGTGAAATGTCGATGAAAGTAAGTAATGGTATCTTTTGGTAGGTTAAAAGttgattattaatttttttttggtatttttggttttttttattttacttgttGAACCTAATTGGTTGTTAATCTTGAGATTGTAGAAGCCTAGAGTTTGTACGATTAACCAAAAATGTTCAAAGTTGTCGAATGTAAAAGTAGGAAGCCAGTCAGTGTCTAGTAGCATTGGTGGGCCTGTTGAACGGAGGAAAAAAACGGTAAATGTGTAATTGAGTAcgttttatatttatttgttattGTACCTTGTTTTATAATTTACTAGTTTATTTAATCAGGTGAAGAGTAAATCGCAGACAACTCCACGTGGAGTTTATGTTTCTAATGTTACAACTGGGCAGAGCCAAAGCATAGGGCCCTTTAAAATTCGCACCCCCATAATTGACGATGATATAGGGAAATTAATAGAATACATATTTGATGATAGTTTGAATCATGAGTAAGTATATTTTTTCCATTAGTTAACAATAAAAATTTTCTATCCGATACccaatattattataaatttgttTTATAATTGTGGCACAATGAGACACTGGTAGACACGGGGTTTAATCATCTCACGCGTGGTTTGGTTCGAACACTGTGTCCTGGGGTTTTTATTAATGGAGAGGTATGGATTGATAATGTTGGACTGTTTAGTTAGAAGTATTCACTTTATTTATATTTCCCCATCTAAACTAATATTCATGGACGGTAAGGGTAGGTTTCCAAtgtttttttcttgttttgaCCGCAGGTGTTGAATGTAGTATGTGAGATGAACACACGTAGGGAGCAGCAAGTTTCAACAGAGAGTCGTTCGTCATGGTATTTGAATACTAGAATGACGGTGAGTACTGTTCCTGTAGAAAAATTCAACTCAATATAAGAGATATGGAATTAATTGTGAATATTTTTGAGTGACAGTGCACTGGAATTAGTATTCAGAACTTGTTTCCTCAAAGTGGTCGATCTGATTCAGCTCGTAAACTATTTATTGGAGATTTGAATTTATGTGGGAAGGTATATTTATGTGTggtattttttttgtatttttgggTTTATTTTATTAGTTGAATATTTCATTATTTTGCAGATTAAGATTCCAGTTCACAACGAGGAAATGCAACACTGGGTTCTCTTTATAGTTCATGTAGGTAATGGGGTTGTCGAAATATGTGATTCGATGCTGCTAGGGCGCAAAGAATCATTATCACATTCTCTTGTTCCAGTGGTGgtgagtttttaatttttttggggaaGTTTTAACCTTTTTCATTGTTGGGAGTAAAACTGAGGTGGGTTATTAATTAACTAGAGAAGGTTTTCTATTTCTAAACTAAAGGTGTAGTATTTGACTATCATTACAGTTGATGTTATCTTGTTTTGTCCACACTATAGTTGCAACAGCTTGATTTAGTTCTCCGAGATGAGTTATCACGGTGGAAGGGACCTGTGAAGTCATTCACATGTTTCAAGGCTTTCACTAATAATGAAGTTGTCCAACAATCAAATGGATATGACTGTGGTATTCATGTGATAAATTGGATGGCACAACGCAACCCTTCTGACTTCAAACCGAAGGGTGTAAGTTTTTATGTTGTACtgtattaatttttaaaactattGAGTTTCTTAGTAGTTGAATAATGTTTATATTAAGTAATTgaaatttgtttttgtatttcttTCACAATTCACAATTTTTGTTAAAGTATAACTCGGATGATGAAAGGGCTCGTGTCGCTGTTGGTTTAGTGACATCAGTACACAACAAAGTTAGGGATCAAATAATGGCTTCAGCGAGGACAAAGAAGAATTCCACTCCATGTGTAGGGAAATAGGTTTGATGATTAGTAATTGTGAGTGAGGTGTTTCATGAAAAATATGTTTAATGGGGTGTGGGTCTATTGTCATGGGTTCTCCGCATATCCTTTTGAGCTAATTTATGTATTGTCATATACTTTTTAATTTGATCTTGTTGCCCCTTTCTATTTGTGAATGACAGGGTGTTTATTGTGTGGGGGTGATGAATTCTTTGTATATAGGTGTGATGTATTATTAAAATGAACAATGATGAATCAGTCGTACTTGCATACATTGaagacaaataaaatatattataaaaactaCCATGGCATATTAAGCATTTTCTATTATAGAGCTTGATATATTTGTCCCACTTTAATTAAGAATAAACATTTATAAACACCACCCTGTCCTATTTCAAGGTTTTATACTGAAGACAAGAATCATGGTATAGCATAGCAGTGGCTGTTTGTACAGCAGTGGTGGTTGTTAGTTGTTATGAAAATTTTGGTATATGATGTCCCACTTTAATTACTAGTTGGAGTTGCCTTATAACACCTGCAACTATATGAAGGTAACGTCTTCAAAATAATgtatgttttttattattttggtggAAAATATAGTTGTTCTACATACCATTAAAGGTACCAAATAGGAGCAAAGCAATTTTATAGATTGTGCTTAGACATAGCAtatgaaaattataattattgaGGCTTCCCATAAGTAATGCAGAAAGTACCATAACGATTTATTCATCTTAAACTTGTATCTTATGAACATTAAAACAACCATTAAAACAACCATGTAAATAATAACAAGTATGGATGGAACCCATTAACAATGACCACAAACAAAGAGTGATGCCACTCCACAAGCCAGAGGCACGCGCAATTAATGAATCTGATGCAATGATATTCGAGCAAAGCTTTTATACACTAATGACCATTTTTGcgtaaatttaaatttataaattaatggCATTACTCCCGATTCAGTAAGTGCAATTACAAGCATTCCCTCGTACATGATGACAATCCAAGAGAAGATTCGAGAAATGAACTAGTCGTGTCATTAAACTTTGCCATTTTTTCATAACTTAATTGGCAACCAAATGAGATAGAAGAGTACTTAATAAAGCTCCAGACAAAATATCATAACGAAATCAGAAAGGACTTTTCCACCAATTGTTTCCCTCCTCAACCTGTGTTCCCACTTTATTCACTTTATCATTCTGTAGTTCACTGCCTAAATCGTCAACAACATCATTTTCTGTCTCATTCTCATGTTGTGTGTAGTCCATTGAGTTTTGCCCAGCCCATTCATCATTCAATCCCATTTCATAGCATTGGTCATCTTCTTCTGCATCTTCATATTCATCTGACTCTCCAATCCGGTGATCCTTCTTCCATTTTATCGGGCAAGTCAACTTGTTATGTCCACTTTTCTGGCAGATACTACACTTGCGGCGAGTACATTTTTTCGAGCCAGGTACCTTTGCTGTACCCTTACTTTTTGTGAAGTATGGATCCAACACTGGGAATTGAAACTCCCTGTGTAGAGGCAGGTTATGGCTAATCTCCTTGTCTCCCATGTCCACAACTGCTTTAAGCTTACCGCATAATCTGTCAATCTCACTTTTTGCAATATGGTATGTCGACTGATTCCTCGATCCAAGATACGCAAGTTCACCCAACTGGCTACTAATTGCACCAAATCTTGCACTCTCCACCTCTCGTTTGTCTAAGGTAGCGTCCATATTGCCAATTGGAAAATTGTGAGTCTGTTTAGTCTCAACCATCCACCGAGATAGTATTAGTGCTCGAGGCATTGAAGTAATGTGTAGTCGTTTTATTGAAGCAAATATATGCCGGCATGGTATCCCATATGACAAAAAATATTGGCATTCACAAACAAAGAGATCACGCTCCGGTGTTACATATACATGCCTCTTCACTTGTTCAGCAGCATACTTGTGAAGCTTCAAAATGATTGCATCCTCTTCCTCCAATAGGGTTTTCACCATGTACCTACCTTCTTTCAACATCTGGTGTCGTCCCTTGTAAAACATGTTCCGTGTGTAAAGATTTGCTAATTCATCCTCTATCTGTGGCAAATTTGTCTTCCCGAGCTGGGGACTAGTGTGAAGTGTAATGTACTCATCTTTTGCTTCACGTTGTCTAATTAAAGATAAGGTCATGTTGACCCCCCTGACGAACTCGTACAACTTCAACTTTTGATTCACTTTTTTCTTCAACACCGCATTAATACCTTCACTTCGTTGAGTAGTTGTCATTCCACAGAAGAAATTCCCTCTCAGAAATGTTTCAGCCCACTTCTCCTTGTCTGCATAAAGCTTTGCAGCATATTCAGTGCCTTGTATCCCAAAATCTTTCACTAAGTTGCACCATTTATCTTCAAACTCGTCCTTTGTGTAGTACCGGAATACCAATTTTGGTAAACCTACTCGCAAAAGATGGATCTTTCACTTTTAAAACAGCTTTGTTGTGTAAATGCCAATAACACAATCGGTGGGGTACATTAGGCATCAACTCCTGTAGCGTGTTAGCAATAGCTTCGTCTCCATCTGTCACTACTGTTTTCGGTAGAACACCTCCCATGCATTCCAGGAAAGCCCTTGTCGCCCACTTGTAGTTGCTGGCAGACTCATTGTCAAGAATGGCAAAGCCCAAAATGCATGTGGTATAGTGGTTATTAATTCCTATCCATATCAGCAGCGGCTTCCCATAACTATTAGTCTTGTACGTCGAATCAAAAGCTACTGCATGGCCATATGTTTCATAGTCTGATCTACATCTCCCATCTGCCCAAAATAGATTAAGAAGACGATTATCCTCATTGTACGAAAACTGTCCAAAAAAACCAGGGTCTTCATCAGCTTTATGCTCTAAATATCCGATTGCCCGCCCTGCATTGGAACCGATAAACTCAACTTTTGAAGCATGGGATATTCGATTGTAAAGATCCTTTGGTGTGAATGGAAGCTTCTCATAACCACCCATTTGCTTTGCCATGTATGACATGACGTGGCAAGTTCTTATGCCTGACTCCTTCATTATTTGTGCAGTCGTCAAGGTTCCTTGTGTCATTATCCGATTGGACCGAAGGAATTGTTTATGGTTGTCTGCTACAATGTTGTAAGAATGAATTGGGATGAATTCTTTGCATATCCAATGCGTACTACCCTTCACCAAGTTCACTCGAAAGCAAACCTTGCATCCCACTCGACTAATTGGCTTAGGCTCCCTAGTTCTATCAAGCCTTCCCACATGCATTTCAGATCGCCAGCCCTCGCGGGAGCATACCCACTGACGTTGACGTACATCACCTGTAGTATTTTTTCGCA
It includes:
- the LOC133824107 gene encoding protein FAR1-RELATED SEQUENCE 5-like — translated: MFQRSETDIIEENDLDWFGLRFCEEYEEEEGGGDDMGNTVDEGGGDAMENTVDEGGTSSLEKTEMATDEMNDTNQFSKYDLNENPLLLSRDGMVGHVFQSLDMAEEFIHEYARFIGFSLRKSIMRKNTTGDVRQRQWVCSREGWRSEMHVGRLDRTREPKPISRVGCKVCFRVNLVKGSTHWICKEFIPIHSYNIVADNHKQFLRSNRIMTQGTLTTAQIMKESGIRTCHVMSYMAKQMGGYEKLPFTPKDLYNRISHASKVEFIGSNAGRAIGYLEHKADEDPGFFGQFSYNEDNRLLNLFWADGRCRSDYETYGHAVAFDSTYKTNSYGKPLLIWIGINNHYTTCILGFAILDNESASNYKWATRAFLECMGGVLPKTVVTDGDEAIANTLQELMPNVPHRLCLPKLVFRYYTKDEFEDKWCNLVKDFGIQGTEYAAKLYADKEKWAETFLRGNFFCGMTTTQRSEGINAVLKKKVNQKLKLYEFVRGVNMTLSLIRQREAKDEYITLHTSPQLGKTNLPQIEDELANLYTRNMFYKGRHQMLKEGRYMVKTLLEEEDAIILKLHKYAAEQVKRHVYVTPERDLFVCECQYFLSYGIPCRHIFASIKRLHITSMPRALILSRWMVETKQTHNFPIGNMDATLDKREVESARFGAISSQLGELAYLGSRNQSTYHIAKSEIDRLCGKLKAVVDMGDKEISHNLPLHREFQFPVLDPYFTKSKGTAKVPGSKKCTRRKCSICQKSGHNKLTCPIKWKKDHRIGESDEYEDAEEDDQCYEMGLNDEWAGQNSMDYTQHENETENDVVDDLGSELQNDKVNKVGTQVEEGNNWWKSPF